A genomic segment from Meiothermus sp. CFH 77666 encodes:
- a CDS encoding DUF86 domain-containing protein produces MDEVLLGKAATIERCLKRIGEEYRGYEDELFVNFMCQGAIILNLLRACEASIDLAMYMVRLHHLGLPQSSRDDFRLLQDAGFISTDLARPMQRMVGFRNVAVHDYQALSLPILKTILEERLGDFLEFTSAFWYRDNPEG; encoded by the coding sequence ATGGATGAAGTGCTTTTGGGCAAGGCGGCTACCATCGAGCGCTGCTTGAAGCGTATTGGGGAAGAGTATCGAGGCTACGAAGACGAGCTATTTGTGAATTTCATGTGCCAAGGTGCCATTATCCTGAACCTTTTACGGGCTTGTGAGGCCTCTATTGATCTGGCCATGTATATGGTGCGCTTGCACCATCTGGGACTCCCACAAAGCTCGCGTGATGATTTTCGCCTATTGCAGGATGCGGGCTTTATTTCAACCGATTTGGCGCGCCCAATGCAGCGTATGGTTGGCTTCCGCAATGTAGCCGTTCACGACTATCAAGCGCTATCCCTGCCGATTTTGAAGACCATCCTGGAGGAACGCTTGGGCGATTTTCTCGAGTTTACTTCTGCGTTTTGGTACCGGGACAACCCAGAGGGCTAA
- a CDS encoding type II secretion system protein — MRSTKSVGFTLIELLIAVAIIGILSAVLVPNLIRARQVAMDRAALSYAQNVYKAAQAYLGENPLVHVIPSGNCMGGASFGAYSVPAPNNFLRATNCTYTTGASMVTVFYNGGTTNTQSVGQ, encoded by the coding sequence GTGAGGAGTACAAAAAGCGTAGGCTTCACTTTAATAGAACTCCTCATAGCAGTTGCAATCATTGGGATATTGTCGGCTGTACTTGTTCCCAACTTAATCCGTGCTCGTCAAGTTGCGATGGATCGAGCCGCACTGAGTTATGCACAAAATGTATACAAAGCCGCCCAAGCATATTTGGGTGAAAATCCTCTCGTACATGTTATTCCAAGTGGCAACTGTATGGGTGGAGCGAGCTTTGGAGCCTACAGTGTACCTGCGCCGAACAACTTTCTACGAGCTACTAACTGCACTTACACAACAGGAGCCTCTATGGTTACTGTATTTTATAATGGTGGTACCACAAATACCCAGTCTGTTGGTCAGTAA
- a CDS encoding type II secretion system protein, producing the protein MKKSGFTLIELLIVIAIIGILAAVLVPNLLRARAVANDRAAQTFAQNVYKAGQAFLAENPNNTISAGTCTDGVNFGSGQYVVGDPGAFVTGCSYTSGMASVTVNYNNGTTGTYVLQ; encoded by the coding sequence ATGAAGAAGTCCGGTTTCACCCTCATCGAGCTGTTGATTGTGATTGCCATCATTGGCATCCTGGCCGCTGTGCTGGTCCCCAACCTGCTCCGCGCTCGTGCTGTCGCTAACGACCGTGCTGCCCAAACCTTTGCCCAGAACGTCTACAAGGCAGGGCAAGCCTTCCTAGCCGAGAACCCAAACAACACCATTAGCGCAGGTACTTGCACGGACGGCGTTAACTTTGGTTCAGGCCAGTATGTAGTTGGCGACCCCGGTGCATTTGTAACTGGTTGTTCCTACACCTCCGGTATGGCTTCTGTTACCGTCAACTACAACAACGGAACTACCGGCACCTACGTTTTGCAGTGA
- a CDS encoding Uma2 family endonuclease: MGAARRVHLLSFEEYLALEEKARRKHELVDGVLYAMAGASSNHNLLVTNVAGLLWSRARGGGCRVFSSDMKLRVDAFTSYYPDVMVVCEPDRAEYYKERPCLLVEVLSSSTEATDRREKLAKYRQIPSLRAYVLIDSLSRRVEAYYREGQHWLYLDVAGEGSVPIPCPEMSLNLDEIYEGVEVPYERPTDEA; the protein is encoded by the coding sequence ATGGGGGCAGCCAGACGGGTGCATTTGCTGAGTTTTGAGGAATACCTGGCCCTGGAAGAAAAGGCCCGGCGCAAGCACGAGCTGGTGGATGGGGTGCTCTATGCGATGGCGGGGGCTAGCAGCAACCACAATCTGCTGGTTACGAATGTTGCAGGCTTGTTGTGGAGCAGGGCTCGAGGTGGTGGGTGTAGGGTTTTTAGCAGCGACATGAAGCTACGGGTAGACGCTTTTACCAGCTACTACCCCGATGTAATGGTGGTGTGTGAGCCGGACAGGGCCGAATACTACAAGGAGCGGCCCTGCCTGCTGGTAGAGGTGCTCTCGAGTTCCACAGAAGCCACCGACCGGCGGGAAAAGCTCGCCAAGTACCGCCAGATTCCCAGCTTGCGGGCGTATGTGTTGATAGACTCCCTCTCGCGCCGGGTCGAAGCCTACTACCGCGAGGGCCAGCACTGGCTGTACCTGGACGTGGCGGGGGAGGGCAGTGTTCCCATTCCCTGCCCGGAGATGAGCCTGAACCTGGACGAGATTTACGAGGGTGTGGAGGTTCCCTACGAGCGCCCCACCGACGAGGCTTGA
- a CDS encoding cation-translocating P-type ATPase — MSTIAVSTTPPQNPWLLFWNHEVKRGFLLSGLTLLGVVGGFVAGAYGLVWLQNSLWVLAFLAGGVPSAIKAVRSLLQSRKLDVDLLMVVAALGAASVGQAGDGAILLFLFSLSNTLQSWAMNRTRRAIEALMTLHPEGASVLLPDGSEQWKPLEALRPGDLLVVRPGERFAADGTVLEGYTDVDESALTGESVPVDKKPGDPVKSGTLNGHGVVRVRVERPASESTLAKLIKLVESAQASKSRTERFAERFEGPYTIAVLLSAPVVFVVAHFVVGLEAAQAWYRAMTFLVVASPCAVVIATPAAVLSAMAAGARAGALFKSGAALESLARANIFVFDKTGTLTEGRMKLVEVAVLQGAEAEARALAAGIERYSEHPIAQAIAQGWDGPTPEVSEIRAIRGHGVLGVLADGTQVWVGNRRLLESLGVSLPPDVEARMRAMESRGLTTAVLGANHHPIALLGVADTPRPEAAQAVARLQQQGARVVMLTGDRKAVADHIAAQVGIAEVYAELLPEDKLTRIQQLGQEGTVVMVGDGLNDAPALNAAAVGVSMAAGSDVSLESADLVLMKNDLTRLVGAQKLARATARTVYFNLSFALGVIVIVGAFALAGKVPLPMGVVAHEGGTVFVVLVGLRLLAHRVR, encoded by the coding sequence ATGAGCACTATCGCGGTATCAACCACCCCTCCACAAAACCCCTGGCTACTGTTCTGGAACCATGAAGTCAAGCGGGGCTTTCTGCTCTCCGGCCTGACCCTGCTGGGAGTGGTGGGGGGCTTTGTGGCAGGGGCCTACGGGCTGGTCTGGCTCCAGAATAGCCTTTGGGTGCTGGCTTTTCTGGCCGGGGGGGTTCCCTCGGCCATCAAAGCGGTGCGTAGCCTGCTCCAGAGCCGCAAGCTGGACGTGGATCTGCTAATGGTGGTGGCCGCGTTGGGGGCTGCCTCGGTGGGTCAGGCCGGCGATGGGGCCATTTTGCTCTTTTTGTTCAGCCTCTCCAACACCCTGCAGAGCTGGGCCATGAACCGCACCCGACGCGCCATCGAGGCCCTTATGACCCTGCACCCCGAAGGGGCCAGTGTGCTGCTGCCAGATGGCAGCGAGCAGTGGAAGCCCCTGGAAGCCCTGCGCCCCGGCGACCTGCTGGTGGTACGCCCCGGCGAGCGCTTCGCCGCCGACGGCACCGTGCTGGAGGGGTACACCGATGTAGATGAGAGCGCCCTCACCGGCGAGAGCGTGCCGGTGGACAAGAAGCCCGGCGACCCCGTCAAGAGCGGTACCCTCAACGGACACGGGGTGGTGCGGGTGCGGGTGGAGCGCCCCGCGAGCGAAAGCACCCTGGCCAAGCTCATCAAGTTGGTGGAAAGCGCCCAGGCCAGCAAGAGCCGAACCGAGCGGTTTGCCGAGCGCTTCGAGGGGCCCTATACCATTGCGGTGCTGCTTTCGGCCCCGGTGGTGTTTGTGGTGGCGCACTTTGTGGTGGGCCTCGAGGCCGCCCAGGCCTGGTACCGGGCCATGACCTTTCTGGTGGTAGCCAGCCCCTGTGCGGTGGTGATCGCCACCCCTGCGGCGGTGCTATCGGCCATGGCGGCAGGCGCGAGGGCCGGCGCCCTGTTCAAGAGCGGGGCCGCACTGGAATCGCTGGCCCGGGCCAACATCTTTGTATTCGACAAGACCGGCACCCTCACCGAGGGTCGCATGAAGCTGGTGGAGGTAGCGGTACTGCAAGGCGCCGAAGCCGAAGCCAGGGCCCTGGCCGCCGGCATCGAGCGCTACAGCGAACACCCCATTGCCCAGGCCATTGCCCAGGGCTGGGATGGCCCCACCCCGGAGGTAAGCGAAATTCGGGCGATCCGAGGCCACGGGGTGCTGGGCGTCCTGGCCGATGGTACCCAGGTCTGGGTGGGCAACCGGCGCTTGCTGGAAAGCCTGGGCGTGTCCCTACCACCCGATGTCGAAGCCCGGATGCGGGCCATGGAGTCCAGGGGCCTGACCACCGCCGTTCTAGGCGCCAATCATCACCCCATAGCCCTGCTGGGCGTGGCCGACACCCCCCGCCCCGAGGCCGCTCAGGCCGTGGCCCGGCTCCAACAGCAAGGCGCACGGGTGGTCATGCTCACCGGCGACCGCAAAGCGGTGGCCGACCATATCGCCGCCCAGGTGGGCATTGCCGAGGTTTACGCCGAGCTGCTACCAGAAGATAAACTTACGCGCATCCAGCAGCTAGGCCAGGAAGGCACGGTGGTAATGGTGGGCGACGGCCTCAACGATGCCCCGGCCCTGAACGCCGCCGCCGTGGGGGTCTCGATGGCCGCCGGCTCCGACGTCTCCCTCGAGAGCGCCGACCTGGTGCTCATGAAAAACGACCTGACCCGCCTGGTAGGCGCCCAGAAGCTGGCCCGCGCCACCGCCCGCACCGTTTATTTCAACCTGAGCTTTGCCCTGGGGGTAATTGTCATTGTGGGCGCCTTTGCCCTGGCCGGAAAGGTGCCCCTCCCGATGGGCGTGGTGGCCCACGAGGGCGGCACGGTGTTCGTGGTGCTGGTGGGGCTGCGCCTGCTGGCCCACCGGGTTCGCTAG
- a CDS encoding DUF4388 domain-containing protein — MIRARLDEIELGDLLRALEAGRKNAVISITCPKLKGRIHMREGKIAYIQTHPGPHLGEYLVRFDYLTLEQVQELVKYQQQENPGTPLGFLALQQKMVTEDELNDVLHAQILEALATILSQPEGELVAETPPIDASQVLLPGITDTSTILMEALRRLDEWMRGKVEPETVLQLAGDPTRHALSPDAWTVLEAIDGVKRARSVALECDLPEEQVYHLLYELKSRGILMEADVRPHDPLLMVLCDSNLIRRLLLVTLERHRYRVMLPPDLESAKRILEHHRLHGVLLEGADLPDKVRQLRALPGGRFLPIWLIAEQPPRGFWVRNARVTHIPKPFGEEDLLSALSVVKRPI; from the coding sequence GTGATTCGGGCCAGATTAGACGAAATTGAACTCGGAGACCTGCTGAGGGCCCTCGAGGCAGGCCGCAAAAATGCGGTCATTAGCATTACCTGCCCCAAGTTGAAGGGCCGTATTCATATGCGCGAGGGCAAAATCGCCTATATCCAGACCCACCCCGGCCCCCACCTGGGCGAATACCTGGTGCGCTTCGATTATCTGACCCTCGAGCAGGTTCAGGAGCTGGTCAAATACCAGCAACAGGAGAACCCCGGAACCCCCCTGGGCTTTCTGGCCCTGCAACAGAAAATGGTCACCGAGGACGAGCTCAACGACGTGTTGCACGCGCAAATCCTCGAGGCCCTGGCTACCATTCTGAGCCAGCCGGAAGGCGAGCTGGTGGCCGAGACCCCGCCCATAGACGCCTCGCAGGTGTTGCTGCCGGGCATCACCGATACCAGCACCATTTTGATGGAGGCCCTGCGCCGCCTGGACGAGTGGATGCGGGGCAAGGTAGAACCCGAAACCGTGCTACAACTGGCCGGCGACCCCACCCGCCACGCCCTCTCGCCCGATGCCTGGACGGTGCTGGAAGCCATAGACGGGGTCAAGCGGGCCCGCTCGGTGGCGCTGGAATGCGACCTGCCCGAGGAGCAGGTCTACCATCTGCTTTACGAACTCAAGAGCCGGGGGATTCTGATGGAAGCCGATGTGCGCCCCCACGACCCCCTGCTGATGGTCTTGTGTGACTCCAACCTGATCCGGCGGCTCCTGCTGGTCACCCTCGAGCGCCACCGCTACCGGGTCATGCTGCCCCCCGACCTGGAGAGCGCCAAACGCATCCTGGAGCACCACCGGCTTCACGGCGTGCTGCTCGAGGGCGCCGACCTGCCAGACAAGGTACGCCAGCTTCGAGCTTTACCAGGGGGGCGCTTCTTACCCATCTGGCTGATTGCCGAGCAGCCCCCCAGGGGGTTTTGGGTCAGAAACGCTCGAGTCACCCATATCCCCAAGCCTTTTGGCGAAGAAGACTTGCTCTCGGCCCTCTCCGTTGTCAAGCGTCCAATCTAG
- the ruvB gene encoding Holliday junction branch migration DNA helicase RuvB has product MMVSVEPDLTLRPKSLDDYVGQAKLKQKLRVYLEAAKNRGEALDHLLLFGPPGLGKTTLAHVVAYELGVNIRVTSGPAIEKPGDLAAILTNSLEEGDILFIDEIHRLSKAAEEHLYPALEDFKIDIVIGAGPAARTLRLDLPRFTLVGATTRPGLISGPLRSRFGIIEHLEFYTEAELAQGVERDARLLGLTIEPEAALEIAHRSRGTMRIAKRLFRRVRDFVEVAGEAVVRLERTRQALDALGMDALGLDTRDRLIMQTVIERFAGGPVGLETLATALSEDPETLEEVHEPFLIQLGLLKRTPRGRQATERAYAHFGYPLPEQSRLLE; this is encoded by the coding sequence ATGATGGTGAGCGTGGAACCGGATCTGACCCTGCGGCCCAAGAGCCTGGACGACTACGTGGGACAGGCCAAACTCAAGCAAAAACTGCGGGTCTACCTCGAGGCCGCCAAGAACCGGGGGGAGGCCCTCGACCACCTGCTCCTGTTTGGGCCGCCCGGACTGGGCAAGACCACCCTGGCCCATGTGGTGGCCTACGAGCTGGGGGTGAACATCCGCGTAACCAGCGGCCCCGCCATCGAAAAACCCGGCGACCTGGCCGCCATCCTGACCAACAGCCTGGAAGAAGGCGACATCCTCTTCATAGACGAGATTCACCGCCTCTCCAAAGCTGCCGAGGAGCACCTCTACCCGGCCCTGGAGGACTTCAAAATTGACATCGTGATTGGCGCCGGCCCCGCCGCCCGTACCCTGCGGCTTGATCTGCCCCGCTTTACCCTGGTGGGGGCCACCACCCGCCCAGGGCTCATCTCCGGGCCCTTGCGCAGCCGTTTTGGGATCATCGAGCACCTCGAGTTCTACACCGAGGCTGAGCTGGCCCAGGGGGTCGAACGCGACGCCAGGCTTCTGGGCCTGACCATTGAGCCCGAGGCCGCCCTGGAAATTGCCCATCGCAGCCGGGGCACCATGCGCATTGCCAAACGGCTTTTTAGGCGGGTACGCGATTTTGTAGAGGTAGCCGGCGAAGCTGTGGTGCGGCTCGAGCGCACCCGGCAGGCCCTGGACGCACTGGGCATGGATGCCCTGGGGCTCGATACCCGCGACCGCCTCATCATGCAAACCGTTATCGAGCGCTTTGCCGGGGGGCCGGTGGGCCTCGAGACCCTCGCCACCGCCCTCTCCGAAGACCCCGAAACCCTCGAGGAAGTCCACGAACCTTTTCTCATTCAACTTGGCCTGCTCAAACGCACCCCTCGAGGCCGCCAGGCCACCGAACGGGCCTACGCCCACTTCGGCTATCCCCTACCCGAGCAAAGCCGCCTGCTGGAGTAG
- a CDS encoding RluA family pseudouridine synthase, translating into MVRFSASGVRLDQALAFEANTSRAKAQEWIEAGLVRVGGKVITKPSYKLRGETVEVEPPPPVAATVAAEDIPLEVLYEDPDLIVINKPAGMITHPAPGVYSGTLVNAILGRFGLDVTLGEGEEADELRLSAPRPELVRPGIVHRLDKDTSGVIVVARHEAAHRRLSEAFAGRSVYKRYLALTMGIPREGTLSAPIGRHPVDRTRMHVGGVAARHAQTDFEVLASVAQHALVSAILHTGRTHQIRVHLKHLHAPILGDDVYGKPSNLIARQALHAYELRLQHPRTGKYLHFVAPVPADMVRAWRLLGGAWPEDVQTEAEKAPVVGPPR; encoded by the coding sequence GTGGTGCGTTTTTCTGCCAGCGGCGTTCGCCTGGATCAGGCCCTGGCCTTCGAGGCCAACACCTCCAGGGCCAAGGCCCAGGAGTGGATCGAGGCCGGGCTGGTTCGGGTAGGCGGCAAGGTGATTACCAAGCCCTCCTACAAGCTCCGGGGCGAGACGGTGGAGGTCGAGCCGCCCCCGCCTGTGGCGGCCACGGTCGCCGCCGAAGATATTCCGCTCGAGGTTTTGTACGAGGATCCGGATCTGATCGTAATCAACAAACCGGCGGGTATGATTACCCACCCGGCACCTGGGGTGTACTCAGGAACGCTGGTCAACGCCATCCTGGGGCGGTTCGGGCTGGATGTCACGCTGGGCGAGGGCGAGGAGGCCGACGAACTGCGCCTGTCGGCCCCCAGGCCCGAACTCGTGCGCCCCGGCATTGTGCACCGGCTCGACAAGGATACCAGTGGGGTGATTGTGGTGGCCCGCCACGAGGCAGCCCACCGCCGTCTGTCCGAAGCCTTTGCGGGGCGCAGCGTTTACAAGCGCTACCTGGCGCTTACGATGGGGATTCCGCGGGAAGGCACGCTATCTGCGCCCATAGGCCGTCATCCGGTAGACCGCACCCGGATGCACGTGGGCGGGGTGGCGGCCCGGCACGCCCAGACCGACTTCGAGGTGCTTGCTTCGGTGGCACAACACGCCCTGGTCTCGGCCATTCTCCACACCGGGCGTACCCACCAGATTCGCGTCCACCTCAAGCACCTCCACGCTCCCATTCTGGGCGATGACGTGTATGGAAAGCCCTCCAACCTGATAGCGCGTCAGGCGCTGCACGCCTACGAGCTACGCCTGCAGCACCCGCGCACCGGCAAATATCTGCACTTTGTAGCCCCCGTCCCTGCCGATATGGTACGGGCCTGGAGGCTGTTGGGTGGGGCCTGGCCGGAAGATGTACAAACCGAAGCGGAAAAGGCTCCCGTGGTAGGGCCACCCCGATGA
- a CDS encoding ATP-grasp domain-containing protein produces the protein MNVVFLSPHFPPNFWPFCVRLREAGHTVLGLADAEYDQLRPELRNALTEYYKVSDLHNYDELVRALGYFTHKYGKLERLDSMSEYWLETEAMLREDFNIFGLRPADMDRVKRKSVMKQYFQQAGLRVARGRVCRTAVEAQDFVEEVGYPVVAKPDIGVGAAKTYKITNDAELMDYIATKPPVDYIMEEFIPGRIITYDGLTDIKGNVVFDSSLEYSKGVMDVVNEDTDIYYYMVREIPEDLREAGRKVVKAFNVVERFFHFEFFRLDDGSLVALEVNMRPPGGLSIDMFNYANDIDIFREWVNVLTYGSVSQQAKHPYFCTYVGRKDHIHYKRSHEQVMAEFGPLVAHHERISGIFAGAIGNYGYILRHPDLSTLLQAAQAIQERA, from the coding sequence ATGAATGTCGTTTTTCTCTCTCCCCATTTTCCCCCAAACTTCTGGCCTTTTTGTGTGCGTCTGCGCGAGGCCGGACATACCGTGCTGGGCCTGGCCGATGCTGAATACGACCAGCTCCGCCCCGAGCTGAGGAACGCCCTGACCGAGTATTACAAAGTTTCCGACCTGCACAACTACGACGAGCTGGTGCGGGCGCTGGGCTACTTCACCCACAAATACGGCAAGCTCGAGCGCCTCGACTCCATGAGTGAATACTGGCTCGAGACCGAGGCCATGCTGCGTGAAGACTTCAACATTTTTGGCCTCCGCCCTGCCGACATGGATCGGGTCAAGCGCAAGTCGGTGATGAAACAGTACTTCCAGCAAGCCGGGTTGCGGGTCGCGCGGGGCAGGGTCTGCCGCACGGCGGTAGAAGCCCAGGACTTTGTGGAGGAGGTGGGCTACCCGGTGGTGGCCAAGCCCGATATTGGGGTCGGTGCGGCCAAAACCTACAAAATTACCAACGATGCCGAGTTGATGGACTACATCGCCACCAAGCCCCCGGTGGACTACATCATGGAGGAGTTTATTCCGGGCCGGATTATCACCTACGATGGCCTGACCGATATCAAAGGCAATGTGGTGTTTGACAGTTCGCTCGAGTACTCCAAAGGCGTGATGGATGTGGTCAACGAGGACACCGACATCTACTACTACATGGTGCGGGAAATCCCCGAAGACCTGCGCGAGGCAGGCCGCAAGGTGGTTAAAGCCTTCAACGTGGTGGAGCGCTTCTTCCACTTCGAGTTCTTCCGCTTAGACGACGGCTCTTTGGTGGCCCTGGAGGTGAACATGCGCCCGCCGGGGGGCCTCTCGATTGACATGTTCAACTACGCCAACGACATAGACATCTTCCGCGAGTGGGTGAATGTGCTCACCTATGGTAGCGTGAGCCAGCAGGCCAAACACCCCTATTTCTGCACCTATGTAGGCCGCAAAGACCACATCCACTACAAGCGTTCGCACGAGCAGGTGATGGCCGAGTTTGGCCCCCTGGTAGCCCACCACGAACGCATCAGCGGCATTTTTGCAGGGGCCATTGGCAACTATGGCTATATTCTGCGCCACCCCGACCTGTCTACCCTGCTGCAGGCGGCCCAGGCCATTCAGGAAAGAGCATAG
- a CDS encoding protein-tyrosine phosphatase family protein: MFRRLSLPRGAGGDLFLHSLPGRYEPLTKFLEAAKKYRIDLLVNLVSITEAREKSPEYAKALESQSLQVQVCSFPIEDYGVPPDKEAYAEFVGQVAAKVRSGSTVLIHCGAGIGRTGTFAVCLLLALGEERTKAMERVERAGSKPETSDQKDLVQWCEEWLKAV, encoded by the coding sequence GTGTTTCGCAGGCTTTCACTGCCCCGTGGAGCTGGAGGTGACCTGTTCTTGCATAGCCTGCCTGGCCGTTATGAACCGCTGACCAAGTTTCTCGAGGCTGCTAAAAAATACAGGATTGATTTGCTGGTCAACCTTGTTTCCATTACTGAGGCCAGGGAGAAATCCCCTGAATATGCGAAAGCCCTGGAAAGCCAGTCGCTTCAGGTGCAGGTGTGCAGTTTTCCTATCGAAGACTATGGTGTGCCACCAGACAAGGAGGCGTATGCGGAGTTTGTAGGCCAGGTTGCGGCCAAAGTGCGCTCTGGCAGCACAGTGCTAATTCACTGCGGGGCTGGTATAGGTCGCACCGGTACTTTCGCGGTCTGTCTGCTTTTGGCGTTAGGCGAAGAGCGAACCAAAGCGATGGAGAGGGTCGAAAGGGCGGGCTCTAAACCAGAAACCTCTGACCAGAAAGACCTGGTGCAATGGTGCGAGGAGTGGCTCAAAGCCGTTTAG
- a CDS encoding alpha/beta hydrolase-fold protein, with amino-acid sequence MYTEYHKWYSPALGQDMELKLYGHYGQPVIVFPAQNGRWYDWEGHAGMAQALAPMIEAGRVKFFCVDGIDWQSWTNKSIPPWERARRHNDYDAYIMQEVVPFVQKNTGLPTMWVTGCSMGAFHSANFFFKYPEVFDGLIALSGLYQVGGFVGDEGGMDAYFNSPLWYLRNLTDEDKLNAYRRNKIVFAVGQGRWEEECIRDTREMQALLHEKGVYATFDYWGHDVDHDWPWWQKMLPYELERLGV; translated from the coding sequence ATGTACACCGAATATCACAAGTGGTACAGCCCCGCCCTGGGGCAGGACATGGAGCTAAAGCTCTACGGCCACTACGGCCAGCCGGTTATTGTTTTCCCGGCCCAGAACGGACGCTGGTACGACTGGGAAGGCCACGCCGGGATGGCCCAGGCCCTTGCGCCCATGATCGAGGCGGGGCGGGTCAAGTTTTTTTGTGTGGACGGCATAGACTGGCAAAGCTGGACCAACAAGAGCATCCCCCCCTGGGAACGGGCCCGCCGCCACAACGACTACGATGCCTACATCATGCAGGAGGTAGTACCCTTCGTGCAGAAGAACACCGGCCTTCCGACCATGTGGGTCACGGGGTGCAGCATGGGGGCGTTTCATTCGGCCAACTTCTTCTTCAAATACCCCGAGGTGTTCGATGGCCTGATTGCTTTATCGGGGCTGTATCAGGTGGGGGGCTTTGTGGGAGATGAAGGGGGTATGGATGCCTACTTCAACTCGCCCCTGTGGTACTTGCGCAACCTGACCGACGAGGACAAGCTCAACGCCTACCGGCGCAACAAGATTGTGTTTGCGGTGGGGCAGGGGCGCTGGGAGGAGGAGTGCATTCGCGACACGCGTGAGATGCAAGCCCTGCTACACGAAAAGGGCGTGTACGCCACCTTCGACTACTGGGGCCACGACGTGGATCACGACTGGCCCTGGTGGCAGAAGATGCTGCCGTATGAGCTCGAGCGTCTGGGCGTTTGA
- the mnhG gene encoding monovalent cation/H(+) antiporter subunit G, whose protein sequence is MVDLLVYALVSVGIFFLFIAAIGVVRMPDLYNRMHATSKAGTLGVGLILVAVAVFYQELSVAARALSALAFIILTAPVAAHALGRAAYLSGVKPCQDTYIDELAGHYQKNHKLESVEKTTPTSHTES, encoded by the coding sequence ATGGTAGATCTGCTGGTATACGCGCTGGTTTCCGTGGGCATTTTTTTCCTCTTCATCGCGGCCATCGGGGTGGTACGGATGCCCGACCTCTACAACCGCATGCACGCCACCTCCAAAGCGGGCACGTTGGGAGTAGGGCTGATTCTGGTGGCAGTAGCGGTGTTCTACCAGGAGCTCTCGGTAGCGGCCCGGGCCCTGTCGGCCCTGGCTTTCATCATCCTGACCGCGCCGGTAGCCGCCCATGCCCTGGGCCGGGCGGCCTACCTCTCGGGGGTCAAGCCCTGCCAGGACACCTACATCGACGAACTGGCCGGGCACTACCAGAAAAACCACAAGCTCGAGTCGGTGGAAAAAACCACGCCAACGAGCCACACCGAATCGTAA
- a CDS encoding cation:proton antiporter, with protein sequence MSFLEGALLALTLTLPFALYRLVKGPTLPDRVVGLDLITSVAVAMAALYALVSGQTAFLDVAIALALFAFLATLGLARYIEYRGHKGD encoded by the coding sequence ATGAGTTTTCTGGAAGGGGCCCTGCTGGCCCTGACCCTGACCCTGCCCTTCGCCCTGTACCGGCTGGTCAAGGGCCCCACCCTGCCCGACCGGGTGGTGGGCCTCGACCTGATTACCTCGGTGGCGGTGGCCATGGCCGCACTCTATGCCCTGGTCAGCGGCCAGACCGCCTTCCTGGATGTGGCCATCGCGCTGGCCCTGTTTGCTTTTCTGGCCACGCTGGGCCTGGCCCGCTACATCGAGTACCGGGGCCACAAGGGAGACTGA
- a CDS encoding Na+/H+ antiporter subunit E yields MRAFVYNVVLTVFWMLVTESFTLSNFLVGFAICFLILLLARPLFDAPSRRYFTLAWKLPRFVALMLWEIVLSSLRVAQAVLSPRMPIKPGFIAYPLTVKSDLEITLLANLITLTPGTLSLDVSTDRKVLYVHGMFVDDPQAVIQSTHDSLEKAVLEVTQ; encoded by the coding sequence GTGAGGGCCTTCGTGTACAACGTGGTGCTGACGGTGTTCTGGATGCTGGTGACGGAGAGCTTCACCCTCTCCAACTTCCTGGTGGGCTTTGCCATCTGCTTCCTGATTCTGCTGCTGGCCCGCCCCCTCTTCGATGCCCCCTCGAGGCGCTACTTCACCCTGGCCTGGAAGCTCCCCCGCTTTGTGGCCCTGATGCTCTGGGAGATTGTGCTCTCGAGCCTGCGGGTAGCCCAGGCGGTGCTATCGCCCCGCATGCCCATCAAGCCCGGCTTCATCGCCTACCCTCTCACCGTCAAGAGCGACCTGGAAATCACCCTGCTGGCCAACCTGATTACCCTCACACCCGGCACCCTGAGCCTGGACGTCTCCACCGACCGCAAGGTGCTCTACGTGCACGGGATGTTCGTGGACGACCCCCAGGCGGTCATCCAGTCCACCCACGATAGCCTGGAAAAAGCCGTGCTGGAGGTGACCCAATGA